One Alistipes sp. ZOR0009 genomic region harbors:
- the yedF gene encoding sulfurtransferase-like selenium metabolism protein YedF: MAYSRQLVVVYKSVRFAEEPLVLKEIVLFLLSLSSKMVEVNCIGQKCPMPLITTKKALIGNPNDTLCILLDNETSCSNLKTYLTDNGLEFSVEKVNGVFRIVTGNSIVQIESLGNEENYCNSNLERSYIVVLDSNEMGQGSMELGTILLKGFLSALSESDFLPAEVICYNKGVLLASSNTPFAGYLKVLEDKNVKITLCGTCVDYFGIKDELQVGKISNMMYILERLSSSFKIVKP, encoded by the coding sequence ATGGCCTACAGCAGGCAACTTGTGGTCGTTTACAAATCAGTTAGATTCGCTGAAGAACCTTTAGTTTTAAAAGAAATTGTTCTATTTCTGCTATCTTTATCATCAAAAATGGTTGAAGTAAACTGTATCGGACAAAAGTGTCCAATGCCGCTAATTACTACGAAAAAGGCGTTAATTGGCAATCCAAATGATACTCTTTGTATACTATTAGATAATGAAACCTCTTGCTCTAATCTTAAAACTTACTTAACTGACAATGGGTTAGAATTCTCAGTTGAAAAAGTTAATGGAGTTTTTCGAATAGTAACAGGTAATTCTATAGTGCAGATCGAATCTTTAGGGAATGAAGAAAATTACTGTAACTCAAACCTTGAACGAAGTTATATAGTTGTTTTGGACTCTAACGAAATGGGGCAGGGGAGCATGGAGTTAGGTACAATTCTTTTGAAAGGATTTCTTTCGGCACTTTCGGAGAGCGATTTTTTACCTGCAGAAGTAATATGCTATAATAAAGGAGTTCTTCTCGCATCCTCGAATACCCCTTTTGCTGGTTACCTAAAAGTTTTAGAGGATAAAAATGTAAAAATCACACTTTGTGGTACTTGTGTTGACTACTTTGGTATAAAAGATGAGTTGCAGGTCGGGAAAATTTCTAATATGATGTACATTTTAGAGCGTTTAAGTTCCTCTTTCAAAATAGTAAAGCCATAA
- a CDS encoding threonine aldolase family protein, with protein sequence MKSFASDNYSGIHPTIMNAIIEANQGHVSSYGYDEYTRKAELLFKQHFGEQAEAFFVFLGTAANVLSLSSITKSYEAVICTDLAHINVDECGAPEKHGGFKLLTVPTCNGKLDLTLVKKHLENVGFEHHVQPRAISISQTTELGTIYTTDEIKEIADFAHANGMFLHMDGARLSNAAATLRLPFRSFTTDLGVDVVSFGGTKNGMMLGEATIFLNPNLVSGFKYMRKQAMQLASKMRFISAQFIAYLTDNHCIKTAMHANLMASYLADSVKNIPSISITQSVDANAVFVTFPKELTPILQETSFFYLWNEELNEARWMTSWDTEPHDIDQFVKKIVLALNEIKL encoded by the coding sequence ATGAAATCATTTGCAAGTGATAACTACTCAGGCATTCATCCTACGATAATGAATGCGATTATAGAGGCTAACCAAGGACATGTCTCTTCCTATGGATATGATGAGTATACTCGTAAAGCAGAGCTTCTATTTAAGCAGCATTTTGGGGAGCAAGCTGAAGCATTTTTTGTGTTTTTAGGTACAGCAGCCAATGTTTTGAGCCTTTCTTCAATTACAAAATCTTACGAAGCGGTGATTTGTACAGATTTGGCTCACATTAATGTGGACGAATGTGGAGCTCCCGAAAAACATGGTGGTTTCAAACTGCTTACGGTTCCGACCTGCAATGGAAAATTGGACCTAACGTTGGTGAAAAAACATTTAGAAAATGTTGGATTTGAGCACCATGTTCAACCTAGAGCTATTAGTATCTCTCAAACTACCGAGTTAGGGACGATATATACAACTGACGAAATTAAGGAAATAGCCGATTTTGCGCATGCTAATGGAATGTTTTTGCATATGGATGGAGCGAGGCTATCAAATGCCGCTGCCACTTTGAGACTTCCCTTTAGGTCCTTTACAACAGATCTTGGAGTTGATGTTGTTTCATTTGGAGGAACAAAAAATGGGATGATGCTGGGAGAGGCTACCATATTCTTAAATCCTAATCTTGTAAGTGGATTTAAATACATGCGAAAGCAAGCGATGCAACTTGCTTCTAAAATGCGTTTTATAAGTGCACAATTTATTGCTTACTTAACAGATAATCATTGTATAAAAACAGCGATGCATGCCAACCTAATGGCTAGTTACCTTGCTGACAGCGTAAAAAATATACCAAGTATATCAATAACCCAGTCCGTTGATGCAAATGCAGTATTTGTAACTTTTCCGAAAGAGTTAACACCCATTTTGCAGGAGACATCTTTCTTTTATTTGTGGAATGAAGAATTGAATGAAGCAAGGTGGATGACATCTTGGGATACGGAACCTCATGATATCGACCAGTTTGTTAAAAAAATAGTTTTAGCTTTAAACGAAATTAAGTTATAA
- a CDS encoding peptide chain release factor 3 gives MSLEQEIKRRRTFAIISHPDAGKTTLTEKLLLFGGAIHVAGAVKSNKIKKGATSDFMEIERQRGISVATSVMGFEYNDIKVNILDTPGHQDFQEDTFRTLTAVDSVIIVVDCAKGVETQTRKLMEVCRMRKTPVIVFINKLDRIGKDPFELLDEVEAELKIKTRPLSWPISMGPTFKGVYNMYERNLNLFFSEDKTVLADEVINIEDINSPVLDEYVGEFADKLREDVELVEGIYPEFVIEEYLKGDLAPVFFGSALNNFGVKELLNCFCDIAPFPKPTFTDEREIDPFENKLSGFIFKIHANIDPNHRNRIAFLKICSGVFERNKPYFHVASGKSMRFSSPNSFMASKKEIVDFAYPGDIVGLHDSGNFKIGDTFSEGEKINFKGIPSFSPELFQYIENADPLKFKQLAKGVDQLMDEGVAQLFTLKMNGRKIIGCVGALQFDVIQYRLEHEYGAKCRYEPISLYKACWIESDNADELEDFMRRKYTHVALDKHGRNVFLADSPYSLQMAQDKFKNIKFHFTSEF, from the coding sequence ATGAGCCTAGAGCAAGAAATTAAACGTCGTAGAACGTTTGCTATCATAAGTCACCCTGATGCTGGTAAAACTACACTAACAGAAAAGTTACTTCTATTTGGAGGTGCTATTCATGTCGCAGGTGCCGTTAAGTCTAACAAAATAAAGAAAGGGGCAACATCAGATTTCATGGAAATTGAGCGTCAGCGCGGTATTTCTGTGGCAACATCAGTGATGGGCTTTGAATATAACGACATTAAGGTGAATATTTTGGATACTCCAGGTCACCAAGATTTTCAGGAAGATACATTTAGAACCTTAACTGCTGTTGATAGCGTTATTATTGTGGTAGATTGTGCAAAAGGGGTCGAAACGCAGACTCGAAAGCTTATGGAGGTTTGCAGAATGCGTAAAACGCCTGTCATTGTATTCATCAATAAGCTTGACCGTATAGGAAAGGATCCCTTTGAACTTCTAGATGAGGTAGAGGCTGAGTTGAAGATTAAAACCCGTCCGTTAAGTTGGCCAATAAGCATGGGGCCTACTTTTAAAGGCGTTTATAATATGTACGAGCGCAATCTAAACCTCTTTTTCTCCGAAGATAAAACAGTATTGGCCGATGAGGTCATAAATATTGAGGATATTAATTCTCCTGTTTTGGATGAGTATGTAGGCGAGTTCGCTGATAAGCTTAGGGAGGATGTCGAACTTGTGGAAGGTATTTATCCTGAATTTGTTATCGAAGAGTATCTAAAAGGTGATTTGGCTCCTGTGTTTTTTGGTTCAGCCCTTAATAACTTTGGTGTAAAGGAGTTGCTTAATTGTTTCTGTGATATTGCTCCATTTCCAAAGCCTACCTTTACTGACGAGAGAGAAATTGATCCATTTGAGAATAAACTCTCTGGCTTTATCTTTAAAATACATGCCAATATCGATCCGAATCACCGGAATAGAATTGCATTCTTAAAAATTTGTTCTGGCGTATTTGAACGAAATAAGCCCTATTTTCATGTGGCCAGTGGTAAGTCCATGCGCTTTTCTAGCCCAAACTCATTTATGGCTTCAAAAAAGGAAATCGTTGATTTTGCTTATCCTGGCGATATCGTTGGTCTGCACGATTCAGGAAACTTTAAAATTGGGGACACTTTTTCAGAAGGCGAAAAGATAAACTTTAAGGGGATTCCTAGCTTTTCTCCCGAGTTATTTCAGTACATTGAAAATGCGGATCCATTAAAGTTTAAGCAGCTGGCAAAAGGTGTTGATCAGCTAATGGATGAAGGTGTGGCGCAGCTATTCACTCTAAAAATGAATGGACGTAAGATTATTGGTTGCGTTGGGGCTCTTCAGTTTGATGTGATTCAGTACCGATTGGAGCATGAGTATGGTGCAAAGTGCCGCTACGAACCTATTTCTTTATATAAGGCCTGTTGGATTGAAAGTGACAATGCCGATGAACTTGAAGATTTTATGCGTCGTAAGTATACCCACGTGGCGTTAGATAAGCATGGGAGAAATGTATTTTTAGCAGATTCTCCCTACTCATTACAAATGGCACAAGATAAGTTTAAGAATATAAAATTCCACTTTACTTCGGAATTTTAG
- a CDS encoding tetratricopeptide repeat protein — translation MKKFTLAIALAFALNLGFAQKGYNPADVKAKAEKSNAEIADAKAGANYKTWLKRADNFAEIAEAPLAGAYPGMGQAEAELLVGKANTTSEVQVNGKALTKLEYNYVDLFFEGGKLLYWTIKDAGVENPLVTGYEAIEKAYSIDQNKSAKKVKEALVTYKNYFVKAANNAYSAANKAEAAKYFALGFQASAHQTVNNPDTLVAYYAAYAALEASNFNDAVKYGQFAIDNKCFQNGDVYKIMGEAYSGLKNSTKAKEAFLTGLEKYPTNTSIIFGIINFYLSQNEDPKNVLPYLDKAIELDPKNPSLYFVKGTFYEKFKELDNALAAYVKSTEISPKYFEGWVNQGVVYYNMGVEFITKSQTIDVNNQKEYDRLLKEADVQFKKSLEKFLVAYGINSKDKFVVENIKNIYFRFRNESEDMKKKYEEFNQILQGM, via the coding sequence ATGAAAAAGTTCACACTTGCAATCGCATTAGCATTTGCACTTAATTTGGGCTTTGCACAAAAGGGATATAACCCTGCAGATGTTAAGGCAAAAGCAGAGAAAAGCAATGCAGAAATTGCAGATGCAAAAGCTGGAGCAAACTATAAAACATGGTTAAAGAGAGCAGACAACTTTGCAGAAATAGCAGAGGCTCCTCTTGCTGGCGCATATCCAGGAATGGGACAAGCAGAAGCAGAACTACTTGTAGGAAAAGCGAATACAACATCAGAAGTTCAAGTTAACGGAAAAGCGCTAACGAAGTTAGAATACAACTACGTCGATCTTTTCTTTGAAGGAGGAAAACTTCTTTACTGGACAATTAAAGATGCTGGAGTTGAGAATCCGCTAGTAACCGGTTACGAAGCTATTGAAAAAGCCTACTCAATCGATCAGAACAAATCAGCAAAAAAGGTAAAGGAAGCGCTAGTAACCTACAAAAACTATTTTGTAAAGGCTGCTAATAACGCTTATAGCGCTGCAAATAAGGCAGAAGCAGCAAAATACTTTGCGCTAGGTTTTCAGGCATCAGCCCATCAAACTGTAAATAATCCTGATACTTTAGTAGCCTACTATGCAGCCTATGCCGCATTAGAAGCTTCTAACTTTAATGACGCTGTAAAATATGGCCAATTTGCCATTGATAACAAATGCTTCCAAAATGGCGATGTATACAAAATAATGGGAGAGGCCTATAGCGGATTGAAAAACTCAACCAAAGCAAAAGAAGCCTTCCTAACAGGTTTGGAGAAATATCCAACAAATACATCTATTATTTTTGGCATCATTAACTTTTACCTAAGCCAAAACGAAGATCCTAAAAATGTTCTTCCTTATTTAGATAAGGCAATCGAACTAGATCCCAAAAATCCTTCTCTATATTTTGTAAAAGGAACCTTCTATGAAAAATTCAAGGAGTTAGACAACGCTTTAGCGGCTTATGTTAAATCAACAGAAATCAGCCCTAAGTATTTTGAAGGTTGGGTGAATCAAGGTGTTGTTTATTACAATATGGGTGTTGAGTTTATCACTAAATCTCAAACAATTGATGTAAACAACCAAAAAGAATACGATAGGCTCCTAAAAGAGGCCGACGTTCAATTCAAAAAATCGTTAGAGAAATTCTTAGTTGCTTACGGCATTAATTCTAAAGACAAATTTGTTGTTGAAAACATCAAGAATATCTACTTCCGCTTCCGCAACGAAAGTGAGGATATGAAAAAGAAATACGAAGAATTTAATCAAATACTTCAAGGTATGTAA
- a CDS encoding DUF3343 domain-containing protein, producing MNIIVFQNIRFVILGEEVLVKNGISVTIRPVPNQISSECGMCIEVGSDDLDAVKKLLDDCAITFQLVKI from the coding sequence ATGAATATTATTGTTTTTCAAAATATTAGATTTGTTATTCTTGGAGAAGAAGTGCTGGTTAAGAATGGAATCTCTGTGACTATTCGCCCAGTACCGAATCAAATTTCTAGTGAGTGTGGAATGTGCATAGAAGTAGGTAGTGATGATTTAGATGCTGTAAAAAAACTACTAGACGATTGTGCTATAACTTTTCAATTGGTAAAAATATAA
- a CDS encoding thioredoxin family protein, which yields MKKVIVLIFMFLGALVANAQIEVPAAKIYNPEADAKADLDKAVGQALKESKNVLIQVGGNWCPWCLRLHKFIDADADIKKVIQDNYVFLLVNYSKENKNEAVLESLGFPQRFGFPVFVVLNSARKVIHIQDSGYLESEKTYSKEKLIRFFKLWTPAACSGIKE from the coding sequence ATGAAAAAGGTAATTGTTTTGATTTTCATGTTTTTAGGGGCACTTGTGGCAAATGCTCAAATTGAGGTGCCGGCGGCTAAAATTTACAATCCGGAGGCGGATGCTAAGGCTGATCTTGATAAGGCCGTTGGTCAGGCTCTAAAAGAAAGCAAAAATGTATTAATTCAAGTTGGAGGGAACTGGTGTCCATGGTGTCTTCGGTTACATAAGTTTATCGATGCTGATGCAGATATAAAAAAAGTAATTCAGGATAACTACGTTTTTTTACTTGTAAACTACAGTAAGGAGAACAAGAATGAAGCTGTTCTAGAATCTTTAGGCTTTCCTCAAAGGTTTGGATTTCCTGTTTTTGTAGTGCTAAATTCGGCTAGAAAAGTTATACATATTCAAGATTCAGGCTACTTGGAATCCGAGAAAACGTACAGCAAGGAGAAGCTAATTCGATTTTTCAAACTATGGACTCCAGCGGCTTGTTCTGGAATCAAGGAATAA
- the selD gene encoding selenide, water dikinase SelD, giving the protein MIDLLNTVENGGCSAKLSAKELDKLLLNFPVFHSDNILVDNSLHDDAGVYKISDDTALIFTADFFPPVCSDPYTFGRIAAANSLSDIYAMGGIPLMALNINMYPANLPVEGLSEILRGGNDMARQAGVAIMGGHTIEDATPKYGMAVIGTVHPDRIIKNSGLKIGQRLILTKPIGTSSVLSAQKVGLASEFHVGAVLDSMARLNDVALSTMLPFNPTGGTDVTGFGLAGHSHRLALASNVSIEFEFQKIPLFEGVMEFYEQGCIPGSTFRNREFVGDEIHFSEYLKYEERMLLFDAQTSGGLLFGIDQDLANMAVKNLRNAGIEACDIGRVISRDASTVYVK; this is encoded by the coding sequence ATGATTGATTTGCTAAATACTGTAGAAAACGGAGGTTGTTCGGCAAAACTATCTGCTAAAGAGCTAGATAAGTTATTGCTAAACTTTCCTGTATTTCATTCAGATAATATATTGGTCGACAATAGCTTGCATGATGATGCTGGCGTGTACAAAATATCTGATGATACTGCTTTAATTTTTACAGCCGATTTTTTTCCTCCAGTATGCTCTGATCCCTATACATTTGGAAGAATAGCTGCCGCTAATTCATTGAGTGATATTTATGCTATGGGGGGAATTCCTTTAATGGCATTGAATATTAACATGTATCCAGCAAATCTTCCTGTCGAAGGCTTATCTGAAATTCTAAGAGGTGGTAATGACATGGCTCGGCAAGCAGGTGTTGCCATTATGGGCGGCCATACGATTGAGGATGCTACGCCTAAATATGGAATGGCAGTTATTGGAACAGTCCATCCTGATAGAATTATTAAAAATTCGGGATTAAAAATTGGGCAAAGGCTTATATTAACAAAGCCTATTGGAACCTCATCTGTTTTGTCTGCCCAAAAGGTTGGTTTGGCATCGGAATTTCATGTTGGGGCGGTTCTAGATTCAATGGCTAGGTTGAATGATGTTGCATTGAGTACAATGCTACCTTTTAATCCAACAGGAGGAACTGATGTAACAGGATTCGGGCTCGCTGGTCATTCTCATAGGCTCGCTTTAGCAAGTAATGTGAGCATCGAATTTGAGTTTCAAAAAATACCGTTGTTTGAAGGGGTAATGGAGTTCTATGAGCAGGGATGTATTCCTGGATCAACCTTTAGAAATAGAGAGTTCGTAGGCGATGAAATTCATTTTTCAGAGTACTTGAAATATGAAGAAAGAATGCTTCTTTTTGATGCACAAACTTCCGGCGGATTACTATTCGGAATTGATCAAGATCTGGCTAATATGGCTGTCAAAAATCTAAGAAATGCAGGGATAGAAGCATGTGATATAGGACGAGTTATAAGTCGTGATGCGAGTACTGTTTATGTTAAATAA
- a CDS encoding tetratricopeptide repeat protein gives MTRKILFSALMLLLTSNIIFAQKGYDPADVKAKAEKSNNEVTDAKASSNYKIWLKRADIFGEIAESPLAGAYLNMGQAEAELLLGKANTNSEIQVGGKPLTKFEYPYIDLFFENGKLLYWTIKDSGVENPLETGYLAIEKAYSIDPSKSTKKVKEALVTYKNYFIKTANNAYGAGNKAEAAKYFALGFQSSAHAAVNTPDTLIAYFAAFASLEASNYSEAAKYGQIAISNRCYQNGDTYKLLGEAYSAIKEVEKSKECYLKGLEMFPANTANIFGIINLYLSQNEDPKNVIPYLDKAILLDPQNPSLYLIKGSFYEKFKDYEQALIWYKKSVAINSKYFEGWNNVGVTYYNQALELVNKSNSVDVNNKQEYEKLLKDADAKLKMSLEQFLVAYNINPKDKNLVENIKNIYFRFRNESEDMKKKYEEFNAIFQSM, from the coding sequence ATGACACGAAAAATTCTATTCTCAGCATTAATGTTGCTTCTTACGTCCAACATTATATTTGCCCAAAAAGGCTACGACCCTGCAGATGTTAAAGCAAAAGCAGAAAAAAGTAACAATGAAGTTACGGATGCAAAAGCGAGCTCTAACTATAAAATATGGCTCAAAAGAGCTGATATTTTTGGAGAGATAGCAGAAAGTCCGCTTGCTGGCGCATACCTAAACATGGGACAAGCAGAAGCAGAACTTCTTCTAGGAAAAGCAAACACAAATTCAGAAATTCAAGTAGGAGGAAAGCCTTTAACTAAGTTTGAATATCCCTACATTGATCTATTTTTTGAAAATGGGAAGCTGCTATATTGGACAATAAAAGATAGTGGGGTTGAAAATCCGTTAGAAACAGGCTATCTGGCAATCGAAAAAGCATATTCGATTGATCCAAGCAAATCTACGAAAAAGGTAAAAGAAGCCTTAGTAACATACAAAAACTATTTTATAAAAACAGCAAATAATGCTTACGGAGCAGGGAACAAAGCAGAAGCAGCAAAATACTTCGCCCTTGGCTTTCAGTCTTCTGCGCATGCTGCTGTAAACACTCCAGATACTTTAATTGCCTACTTTGCTGCATTTGCATCGCTTGAAGCCTCAAATTATTCAGAAGCAGCTAAATATGGACAAATAGCAATTAGTAATAGATGCTATCAAAATGGAGATACATACAAACTATTAGGAGAAGCCTATAGCGCTATTAAAGAGGTTGAAAAATCAAAAGAATGCTACTTAAAAGGGCTTGAGATGTTCCCAGCAAATACAGCCAATATATTTGGAATCATAAACTTATACTTATCACAAAACGAAGATCCAAAGAATGTTATCCCTTATTTAGACAAGGCAATTCTGCTTGATCCACAAAATCCATCACTTTACTTGATAAAAGGTTCTTTTTATGAAAAATTTAAAGATTACGAGCAAGCATTGATTTGGTACAAAAAGTCAGTAGCCATAAATAGCAAATATTTTGAGGGATGGAATAACGTTGGAGTAACATACTACAACCAAGCTCTTGAACTCGTTAATAAATCTAACAGCGTCGATGTCAATAATAAGCAAGAGTATGAAAAGCTTCTGAAAGATGCCGATGCAAAGTTAAAAATGTCGCTAGAGCAATTTTTAGTTGCATACAACATTAATCCAAAGGATAAAAATCTTGTGGAAAATATCAAAAATATTTATTTCCGCTTCCGAAATGAAAGTGAAGACATGAAAAAGAAGTACGAAGAATTTAATGCGATATTTCAAAGCATGTAA
- a CDS encoding serine hydrolase domain-containing protein: MMRGKIATAYIVSILGFFNTTDLFAKGYTDVPVPAIAVPGNPPQVPYEIAMIDQSIQSFISRAKIKGASLAVVKDGSIVYAKGYGYVNAQDKTPVEPYHLFRIASVSKLITATGVMQLIQSGQLSLDQKVFGPEGILNDPAYSGYKDPRYEKITVKMLLNHSAGWSGRRADPMFSKELIAKTLKKTLPLALQDIVQFVFRNNLDFEPGQRSSYSNFGYVLLGQIISKVSKTDYERYIRLNVLAPLGIKTAYIANNYPEEKYPNEVSYYDLRGNGVVSAWDGSGRLVPRNAGGNDLKMLGPAGGWVASSVDIAKLLIGVAGYENHNILSREIINEMTTREAYIQPLGWIGSDNNGRYWRSGSLSGTSAMVVKEKNGLSWVFLSNTSTRSGNKLPRMIDTVVHRSLNNVQEWPTAGNLWSFTNQLDSLKNL, from the coding sequence ATGATGAGGGGGAAGATAGCTACAGCTTATATTGTTAGCATACTAGGCTTTTTTAATACAACTGATTTATTTGCAAAAGGATATACGGATGTACCAGTACCAGCTATTGCAGTACCAGGCAATCCTCCACAAGTTCCGTATGAAATTGCAATGATTGATCAAAGCATTCAAAGTTTTATAAGTAGGGCAAAAATAAAGGGGGCTTCCTTAGCCGTAGTAAAAGATGGATCTATAGTTTATGCTAAAGGGTATGGATATGTCAATGCGCAAGATAAAACACCTGTAGAACCATACCATCTATTCAGAATTGCTTCTGTATCTAAATTGATAACTGCGACTGGTGTTATGCAGCTAATTCAAAGTGGTCAACTTTCATTAGATCAGAAGGTTTTTGGTCCTGAAGGAATTCTTAATGATCCAGCATATTCGGGTTATAAGGATCCTCGATATGAAAAAATAACGGTAAAAATGTTGCTTAATCATAGCGCAGGATGGAGTGGACGAAGAGCAGATCCGATGTTTAGCAAGGAGTTGATTGCAAAAACACTAAAAAAAACATTACCTCTTGCACTGCAAGATATTGTACAGTTTGTTTTTCGAAATAACTTAGACTTTGAACCAGGACAAAGAAGTTCTTACTCAAATTTTGGTTATGTTCTATTAGGTCAGATAATTAGTAAAGTTTCTAAAACTGACTATGAACGATATATTCGCTTAAATGTATTGGCTCCACTTGGTATTAAAACTGCCTATATAGCGAATAACTATCCCGAAGAAAAATACCCGAATGAAGTATCCTACTATGATCTTCGTGGTAATGGCGTGGTTTCAGCTTGGGATGGATCAGGAAGGTTGGTACCTCGTAATGCAGGAGGTAATGACTTAAAAATGTTAGGTCCTGCAGGGGGATGGGTAGCGTCTTCTGTTGATATCGCAAAACTGCTTATTGGCGTTGCTGGATACGAAAATCACAACATTCTTTCAAGGGAAATTATTAACGAAATGACCACCCGAGAGGCCTACATCCAACCATTAGGATGGATTGGTTCTGATAATAATGGACGATACTGGAGAAGTGGTTCTTTATCAGGTACTTCTGCAATGGTTGTTAAAGAAAAGAATGGACTCTCATGGGTTTTTTTAAGTAATACAAGTACGCGTTCGGGAAATAAATTGCCCCGTATGATTGATACTGTTGTGCATAGATCTCTAAATAATGTGCAAGAATGGCCTACAGCAGGCAACTTGTGGTCGTTTACAAATCAGTTAGATTCGCTGAAGAACCTTTAG
- a CDS encoding aminotransferase class V-fold PLP-dependent enzyme, with the protein MNGYFDNASTSFPKPEDVGRSILSYLSLGGTYGRSSHQKTFYVSKVVEDTRSLLAKQLGIANSENLIFCSSATEAANTIIQGFPFSSNGKILLDSMSHNAIARPIFRKYQQQGVLMQEIPHLSDGLIDIESLGRVDTKNVELIVVNHVSNVNGVKQNVQAIKEYFGNIPLLVDVSQSVGKESINASLWNADYLIFTGHKGLLGPTGVGGFYAKNTASIDPFKYGGTGSFSESLEMPNFSPDKFEAGTPNVLGIFGLNGALNSKLEPFHSRSDFEDFLSEIKKLKFYNFFGAIDFANQSELFSLCHQNISNDDFAFRLDREFNVQVRTGLHCSPMAHKAIGTYPHGTVRFAPSIYHWPEDLDRLLAILFSIK; encoded by the coding sequence ATGAACGGCTATTTTGACAATGCCTCCACTAGTTTTCCCAAACCTGAAGATGTTGGCCGCTCAATTCTTAGCTACCTCTCGCTAGGAGGAACTTATGGGAGATCTAGCCATCAGAAAACTTTTTATGTGTCGAAGGTTGTAGAGGATACGCGTTCATTGCTAGCAAAACAGCTGGGCATAGCTAATTCTGAAAATCTTATATTTTGTAGTTCTGCTACCGAAGCTGCAAACACAATAATTCAAGGATTTCCTTTTTCATCTAACGGAAAAATATTGCTTGACTCGATGAGTCATAATGCAATTGCTCGTCCTATATTTCGTAAATATCAGCAACAAGGTGTTTTGATGCAGGAAATACCACATTTATCAGATGGTCTTATTGATATTGAGTCGCTTGGTCGTGTTGATACGAAAAATGTAGAGCTTATTGTTGTTAATCATGTAAGCAATGTAAATGGCGTTAAGCAAAATGTTCAAGCTATAAAGGAGTATTTTGGAAATATTCCTTTACTTGTTGATGTATCTCAATCTGTCGGGAAAGAAAGTATTAACGCAAGTTTATGGAATGCTGATTATCTTATTTTTACAGGCCATAAAGGTCTATTAGGTCCAACAGGAGTTGGTGGTTTTTATGCAAAAAATACGGCATCAATTGATCCATTTAAATATGGAGGAACGGGAAGTTTTTCTGAATCATTAGAGATGCCAAATTTTTCGCCTGATAAATTTGAAGCAGGTACACCTAATGTTTTGGGTATTTTTGGTTTGAATGGTGCTTTAAATTCAAAATTAGAGCCATTTCATAGTAGATCTGACTTTGAGGATTTTCTAAGTGAAATAAAAAAACTGAAATTCTACAATTTTTTTGGAGCGATTGACTTTGCCAATCAGTCGGAGCTTTTTTCGTTGTGCCACCAAAATATTAGTAATGATGATTTTGCATTTCGATTAGATCGTGAATTTAACGTGCAAGTCAGAACAGGACTGCATTGTTCGCCGATGGCTCACAAGGCTATTGGTACTTATCCGCACGGAACTGTTCGTTTTGCTCCTTCTATATACCATTGGCCGGAAGATCTAGATAGGCTTCTTGCTATTTTGTTTAGTATTAAATAG